One Panicum virgatum strain AP13 chromosome 3N, P.virgatum_v5, whole genome shotgun sequence DNA segment encodes these proteins:
- the LOC120665120 gene encoding protein KRTCAP2 homolog, with protein sequence MASTGRSMLLSLLLFAVTLSLLEMYSAKFASSELMTIAGGFICSLLFLLLLTFIGNYQEASGDRTGWGAVVVAQLVALIVAGTVHRVCITTCFLFSAGLLYEVDKLSGMTLARSEPKVRRH encoded by the exons ATGGCGAGCACGGGGCGATCGATGCTGCTGTCGCTGCTACTCTTCGCGGTGACGCTGTCGCTGCTCGAGATGTACAGTGCCAAGTTCGCCTCGTCGGAGCTCATGACCATCGCCGGTGGATTCATCTGCTCCCTCCTCTTCCTGCTACTCCTCACT TTTATTGGGAATTACCAAGAAGCTAGTGGAGATAGAACTGGGTGGGGTGCAG TTGTTGTAGCACAGCTTGTTGCTCTTATTGTAGCTGGCACTGTCCACCGCGTCTGTATCACAACATG CTTTCTGTTTTCTGCGGGGCTCCTTTACGAGGTTGACAAGCTCTCCGGCATGACCCTCGCGAGGAGCGAGCCTAAAGTGAGGCGGCACTGA
- the LOC120665121 gene encoding leucine-rich repeat receptor protein kinase HPCA1-like — translation MEAATRRPATAPPPLVMLVLLLLAAGVPSGFGAINPQDASALNSLKSQWTNAPSSWSSASDPCDGGWDGVMCSNGRVTSLRLSSVNIQGTLSDSIGQLSQLMYLDVSFNIGLGGTMPASIGSLSELSILILAGCSFTGSIPQELGNLKQLTFLALNSNKFTGKIPASLGLLTNLNWFDLADNQLTGSIPISTATTPGLDLLTNTQHFHFNKNQLSGTLTGLFNSNMTLIHILFDSNQFTGPIPAELGGVTTLQVLRLDRNGFAGAVPPSLSSLVNLNELNLASNRLTGSLPDLSSMAKLNVVDLSNNTFTVSVAPDWFTTLTSLTSMSITGGQLTGEVPKGLFRLPQLQQVVLSNNAFNGTLEITGSINKQLQSINLMNNRIIAGNITTSYNKTLVLFGNPVCFDPDFPRKSFCSMQQENMIAYATSLSKCSSQASCSNDQSLNPANCGCAYPYTGKMVFRAPFFTDLTNSDTFQQLETSLTTQLSLRDGSVFLSNIHFDGDNYLQAQVKLFPSSGLSFNVSDLIRIGFDLSNQTYKPPKNFGPYFFIADPYAPLAGASSPGGKKSQISTGAIAGIAAAGGLLVIALITMVLFALRQKRRANEAVTGRSDPFASWGVSQKDSGGAPQLKGARNFSFTELRNCTNNFSDTHEIGSGGYGKVYKGTLVDGTRVAIKRAERGSMQGVVEFKNEIELLSRVHHRNLVSLIGFCYEQGEQMLVYEYVSNGTLRENLLVRGTYLDWKKRLRIALGSARGLAYLHELADPPIIHRDVKSTNILLDDHLKAKVADFGLSKLVADTQKGHVSTQVKGTLGYLDPEYYMTQQLSEKSDVYSFGVVMLELVSGRQPIESGKYIVREVRLAMDPSDRDYYGLRGLLDPAIRESARTAGFRRFVQLAMRCVDESAVARPGMGEVVKEIEAMLQNEASGADGASSAGSSANEFDGARAHPYSDAEITRGSYGDNGSEYMPYFEVKPK, via the exons ATggaggcggcgacgcggcggccggccacggccccgccgccgctggtgatgctggtgttgctgctgctggcggcgGGCGTTCCGTCAGGCTTCGGCGCCATCAATCCTCAAGATG CTTCTGCGCTCAACTCCCTCAAGAGCCAATGGACGAACGCCCCGTCGAGCTGGTCCTCGGCGAGCGACCCCTGCGACGGGGGGTGGGACGGCGTCATGTGCAGCAACGGCAGGGTCACGTCGCT GAGGCTGTCAAGTGTCAACATTCAGGGCACGCTCAGCGACAGCATCGGCCAGCTCAGCCAGCTCATGTATCT GGATGTTTCATTCAACATTGGTCTTGGCGGTACGATGCCCGCTTCGATTGGGAGCCTGTCTGAGCTTAGCATACT GATCCTGGCTGGCTGCAGCTTCACAGGAAGCATTCCACAAGAACTAGGCAACCTAAAACAACTCACGTTCCT AGCGCTGAACTCAAACAAGTTTACGGGCAAAATTCCGGCTTCACTCGGTTTACTCACGAACCTCAACTGGTTCGATCTGGCTGATAACCAGCTCACTGGATCAATACCGATCTCAACGGCAACCACGCCAGGACTTGACCTACTTACCAACACACAGCACTT CCATTTCAACAAGAACCAGTTATCTGGAACGCTTACAGGCCTCTTCAACTCCAACATGACTCTGATTCACAT ACTGTTTGATAGCAATCAATTTACTGGCCCAATCCCAGCAGAGCTAGGGGGCGTTACAACACTTCAGGTTCT CCGACTTGATAGGAACGGTTTTGCGGGCGCAGTTCCTCCCAGCCTTAGCAGTTTGGTAAATCTAAATGAACT GAACTTGGCAAGCAACCGGCTTACTGGATCACTACCAGATCTCAGCAGCATGGCCAAATTAAATGTTGT AGATTTAAGCAACAACACGTTTACTGTTTCAGTAGCCCCAGATTGGTTCACGACTTTAACATCCCTCACCTCTAT GTCAATAACTGGTGGACAACTTACTGGCGAGGTCCCTAAGGGTCTCTTCAGATTGCCCCAGCTGCAGCAAGT TGTGCTGAGCAACAACGCATTCAATGGAACGCTTGAGATCACAGGCAGCATCAACAAACAACTGCAGTCTATTAACCTCATGAATAACCGTATCATCGCTGGCAATATTACCACAAGCTACAACAAGACTCTGGT TCTATTTGGGAACCCGGTGTGCTTCGACCCAGATTTCCCCAGAAAATCCTTCTGCAGCATGCAGCAGGAGAACATGATAGCATACGCCACCAGCCTGAGCAAATGTTCCTCGCAAGCTTCATGTTCCAATGATCAGAGTTTGAACCCGGCAAACTGTGGATGCGCCTACCCCTACACCGGGAAGATGGTTTTCAGAGCGCCCTTCTTCACAGACCTGACGAACAGCGACACCTTTCAGCAGCTGGAGACAAGCCTCACGACGCAGCTGTCTCTGCGTGATGGCTCAGTGTTCCTGTCCAATATCCACTTCGACGGTGACAACTACCTTCAGGCTCAGGTGAAGCTGTTCCCGTCGTCAGGGCTGTCCTTCAACGTGTCTGATCTGATACGGATAGGCTTTGATCTGAGCAACCAGACTTACAAACCACCAAAAAATTTTGGACCTTATTTCTTCATCGCAGACCCGTATGCCCCTTTGGCAG GTGCTTCTTCTCCTGGTGGTAAGAAATCACAGATCAGCACAGGTGCCATTGCTGGAATTGCTGCAGCCGGTGGACTACTTGTGATTGCCCTCATTACCATGGTATTATTTGCTTTACGACAGAAAAGAAGGGCTAATGAAGCAGTGACAGGACGAAGTGACCCTTTCG CTTCATGGGGAGTCTCTCAGAAAGACAGTGGAGGGGCTCCACAGCTGAAAGGAGCAAGGAACTTCTCTTTTACTGAACTGAGGAACTGCACCAACAATTTCTCAGACACCCATGAGATAGGCTCAGGAGGCTATGGCAAG GTGTACAAAGGAACACTTGTGGATGGAACGCGGGTGGCGATAAAGCGAGCAGAGCGAGGATCAATGCAAGGCGTGGTGGAGTTCAAGAACGAGATCGAGCTGCTCTCCAGGGTTCATCACCGGAACCTGGTGAGCCTGATCGGCTTCTGCTACGAACAAGGGGAGCAGATGCTGGTGTACGAGTACGTCTCCAACGGAACACTCAGAGAGAACTTGCTAG TGAGAGGGACGTACCTGGACTGGAAGAAGAGGCTCAGGATCGCGCTCGGGTCGGCGAGGGGGCTCGCGTACCTTCACGAGCTCGCCGacccgcccatcatccaccggGACGTCAAGTCCACCAACATCCTCCTCGACGACCACCTCAAGGCCAAGGTCGCCGACTTCGGCCTCTCCAAGCTCGTCGCGGACACCCAGAAGGGCCACGTCTCCACTCAAGTGAAGGGAACACTG GGTTACTTGGACCCGGAGTACTACATGACGCAGCAGCTGTCGGAGAAGAgcgacgtgtacagcttcggGGTGGTGATGCTGGAGCTGGTGAGCGGGCGGCAGCCGATCGAGAGCGGCAAGTACATCGTGCGCGAGGTCCGGCTGGCCATGGACCCCAGCGACCGCGACTACTACGGCCTGCGGGGGCTCCTCGACCCGGCGATCCGGGAGTCGGCGCGCACCGCCGGGTTCCGGCGGTTCGTGCAGCTGGCGATGCGGTGCGTGGACGagtcggcggtggcgcggccagGCATGGGCGAGGTGGTGAAGGAGATCGAGGCCATGCTGCAGAACGAGGCGTCCGGCGCCGACGGGGCCAGCTCCGCGGGCTCGTCGGCCAACGAGTtcgacggcgcgcgcgcgcaccccTACAGCGACGCCGAGATCACGAGAGGGTCGTACGGGGACAACGGGTCCGAGTACATGCCCTACTTCGAGGTCAAGCCCAAGTAG
- the LOC120667429 gene encoding L-ascorbate oxidase homolog, whose translation MNMATTARVAAGVLLVLSALALQAGAEDPYLFFEWKVTYGTKTLLGAPQKVILINGEFPGPRINCSSNNNIVINVFNQLDQPLLFTWNGMQHRKNSWMDGLPGTQCPIAPNTNFTYKWQPKDQIGSFFYFPSVGMQRAAGGYGAITVVSRLLIPVPFDQPPPESDHVVLAGDWYTKDHEVMARLLDAGRTVGRPNGVLINGRGGKDLAAGPPVFTFEAGKTYRLRVCNTGIKASLNFRIQGHDMKLVEMDGSHTVQDMYDSLDVHVGHCFSVLVDADQKPGDYYLVASTRFIHDARSASAIIRYAGSSTPPSSNVPEPPAGWAWSLNQWRSFRWNLTASAARPNPQGSYHYGQINITRTIKLMVTRGYVDGKLRYGFNGVSHRDADTPLKLAEYFNVTDGVFSYNQMGDVPPAVNGPLHVIPNVITAEFRTFIEVVFENPEKSMDSFHLDGYAFFAVGMGPGKWSPELRKTYNLLDAVSRHTVQVYPRSWSAIMLTFDNAGMWNIRSNIWERHYLGEQLYMSVMSPARSLRDEYNMPDNALRCGKVVGLPLPPSYAPAR comes from the exons ATGAACatggcgacgacggcgcgcgTGGCCGCCGGCGTGCTGCTGGTGCTGTCGGCGCTGGCCCTGCAGGCGGGGGCCGAGGACCCCTACCTGTTCTTCGAGTGGAAGGTGACGTACGGGACCAAGACCCTGCTGGGTGCGCCCCAGAAGGTGATCCTCATCAACGGCGAGTTCCCCGGCCCCAGGATCAACTGCTCCTCCAACAACAACATCGTCATCAACGTCTTCAACCAGCTCGACCAGCCGCTGCTCTTCACCTG GAACGGGATGCAGCACAGGAAGAACTCGTGGATGGACGGGTTGCCGGGCACGCAGTGCCCCATCGCGCCCAACACCAACTTCACGTACAAGTGGCAGCCCAAGGACCAGATCGGCAGCTTCTTCTACTTCCCGTCCGTGGGCATgcagcgcgcggcgggcgggtACGGGGCCATCACCGTCGTCAGCCGCCTCCTCATCCCGGTGCCCTTCgaccagccgccgccggagagcgACCACGTGGTGCTCGCCGGCGACTGGTACACCAAGGACCACGAGGTCATGGCCCGCCTGCTGGACGCCGGCCGCACCGTCGGCCGCCCCAACGGCGTGCTCATCAACGGCCGGGGCGGCAAGGACCTGGCGGCCGGGCCGCCCGTGTTCACCTTCGAGGCCGGCAAGACCTACCGCCTCCGCGTCTGCAACACCGGCATCAAGGCGTCCCTCAACTTCCGCATCCAGGGCCACGACATGAAGCTCGTGGAGATGGACGGCTCCCACACGGTGCAGGACATGTACGACTCGCTGGACGTCCACGTCGGCCACTGCTTCTCCGTGCTCGTCGACGCCGACCAGAAGCCCGGTGACTACTACCTGGTCGCCTCCACCCGCTTCATCCACGACGCCCGGTCGGCCTCCGCCATCATCCGCTACGCCGGCTCCAGCACCCCGCCGTCGTCCAACGTGCCCGAGCCGCCCGCCGGCTGGGCCTGGTCGCTCAACCAGTGGAGGTCCTTCCGGTGGAACCTGACGGCCAGCGCGGCGCGGCCCAACCCGCAGGGCTCCTACCACTACGGCCAGATCAACATCACCCGCACCATCAAGCTCATGGTCACCCGCGGCTACGTCGACGGCAAGCTCCGGTACGGCTTCAACGGCGTCTCCCACCGGGACGCCGACACCCCCCTGAAGCTCGCCGAGTACTTCAACGTCACCGACGGGGTGTTCAGCTACAACCAGATGGGCGACGTGCCCCCCGCCGTGAACGGGCCCCTCCACGTCATCCCCAACGTCATCACCGCCGAGTTCCGCACCTTCATCGAGGTCGTCTTCGAGAACCCCGAGAAGAGCATGGACTCGTTCCACCTCGACGGCTACGCCTTCTTCGCCGTCGG GATGGGGCCGGGGAAGTGGTCGCCGGAGCTGAGGAAGACGTACAACCTGCTGGACGCGGTGAGCCGGCACACGGTGCAGGTGTACCCGCGGTCGTGGTCCGCCATCATGCTGACGTTCGACAACGCGGGCATGTGGAACATCCGGTCCAACATCTGGGAGCGCCACTACCTCGGCGAGCAGCTCTACATGAGCGTCatgtcgccggcgaggtcgctgcGCGACGAGTACAACATGCCCGACAACGCCCTCCGCTGCGGCAAGGTCGTcgggctgccgctgccgccgtcctACGCCCCCGCGCGCTAG